AAACAGATACTCCGAAACCTGGAAAAATGAAAATCCTAAGACAAGGATCCAAGTATTAATAAACGCAGCTCAGCTACTTCGAGCTCAGAAAGCAAGACTGACCGCACTCATGTCCTTAGAAGTCGGAAAAGGAGTAAAGGATATAGACGCAGAGATAGCGGAAGCAATTGACTTCTGTGAGTTCTATGCGCAAGAAGCGGAGTCACTTTTTCATCCGAGACAAAGAAATCTACCGGGCGAGGAGAATACATATTACTATATTCCGAGAGGAACAAGCCTGGTGGTAGCTCCTTGGAATTTCCCTTTGGCGATCCTATGCGGAATGACAGTTGCCCCATTGGTAACCGGGAACACTGTGATCATGAAACCAGCGGAACAATCTTCAACAATCGCATTCGAACTCTATAATATACTATTGCAAGCGGGAGCACCCTCTTCTGCACTGCATTTTCTTCCAGGCAAGGGAGAAGAGATCGGAGCTTATCTTGTAAAACATCCGCTGGTACATACGATTAATTTCACCGGCTCCAGAGCCGTCGGTCTCGGAATGATCCGAGAAGCTGCGAACCAAGATACTAAGTTCGTGAAAAAAGTCATAGCAGAGATGGGAGGAAAGAATGCAATCATCGTGGACGAAGATGCGGATCTGGACGAGGCAGTGCTTGGCTCTGTAGCTTCCGCATTCGGATTCCAGGGACAGAAATGCAGCGCTTTGTCCAGGCTTATTCTGCTCGAATCAAACTACGAAATCTTCAAGACCAGATTTATCGAGGCACTACAGTCTCTGAAATTCGGATCACCCGAAGATCCTTCCGTAAAGATCGGACCGGTGATCGATTCCGAATCCAAAGAAAGATTGGACAAACTCGCTCAGGAATTCGCTCCCA
This genomic window from Leptospira semungkisensis contains:
- a CDS encoding aldehyde dehydrogenase family protein produces the protein MNSDQNHNGFHNEPLRDFSKEEERASLEKAFSSLKKELPFQVYPIVSGKKKETSLKVSWSNPANRSEKIADIHYASLKDAEEAILAANRYSETWKNENPKTRIQVLINAAQLLRAQKARLTALMSLEVGKGVKDIDAEIAEAIDFCEFYAQEAESLFHPRQRNLPGEENTYYYIPRGTSLVVAPWNFPLAILCGMTVAPLVTGNTVIMKPAEQSSTIAFELYNILLQAGAPSSALHFLPGKGEEIGAYLVKHPLVHTINFTGSRAVGLGMIREAANQDTKFVKKVIAEMGGKNAIIVDEDADLDEAVLGSVASAFGFQGQKCSALSRLILLESNYEIFKTRFIEALQSLKFGSPEDPSVKIGPVIDSESKERLDKLAQEFAPKIVSRRTISGEIKQNGNFVDAIIFESEDPNSPLGQTEFFGPYVTLFKAKNFEEAIQIANNVDYALTGGIYSRNPKHIQYAKEKFEVGNLYINRGITGAIVDRQPFGGYKLSGVGAKAGGPDYLRQFLEPVNITENTMRRGFIPET